A single Blastococcus colisei DNA region contains:
- a CDS encoding M50 family metallopeptidase: MEVLGRFWTQVTATVPDLSTTVLLAAAAAAALLVLSPALWRPARHAVTIAHEGAHGLVALAAGRRLSGIRLHSDTSGLTVSAGKPTGLGMVLTCAAGYTGPALFGLGAAALLAAGHAIGLLWVLLGLLALLLVQIRNWYGLWSVLVTGAVVFAVTWWLPPEGQAVFAAVATWFLLLAAPKTVLELQAKRRRRGGAPDSDADQLARLTRFPALFWVGVFLLVDVGALVLGARWLLT, translated from the coding sequence GTGGAGGTCCTCGGTCGGTTCTGGACGCAGGTCACCGCCACCGTCCCCGACCTGTCCACGACCGTCCTGCTGGCGGCGGCGGCCGCCGCCGCGTTGCTGGTCCTCTCCCCCGCGCTCTGGCGGCCCGCCCGGCACGCCGTGACCATCGCCCACGAAGGCGCCCACGGACTGGTCGCCCTGGCCGCGGGACGCCGCCTGTCGGGCATCCGGCTGCACTCGGACACGTCCGGGCTCACCGTCTCGGCCGGCAAGCCCACCGGCCTCGGCATGGTCCTCACCTGCGCCGCGGGGTACACCGGCCCGGCGCTGTTCGGGCTCGGCGCCGCGGCCCTGCTCGCCGCGGGGCACGCGATCGGCCTGCTGTGGGTCCTGCTCGGGCTGCTGGCCCTCCTGCTGGTGCAGATCCGCAACTGGTACGGGCTGTGGTCGGTTCTGGTCACCGGCGCCGTCGTCTTCGCCGTGACCTGGTGGCTGCCGCCGGAGGGTCAGGCGGTCTTCGCCGCCGTCGCCACCTGGTTCCTGCTGCTGGCCGCCCCGAAGACCGTCCTGGAGCTGCAGGCCAAGCGCCGCCGCCGCGGTGGCGCGCCCGATTCCGACGCCGACCAGCTCGCCCGCCTCACCCGGTTCCCGGCGCTGTTCTGGGTGGGCGTCTTCCTGCTGGTCGACGTCGGCGCCCTGGTCCTCGGCGCCCGGTGGCTGCTCACCTGA